One stretch of Pseudomonas azotoformans DNA includes these proteins:
- the ligA gene encoding NAD-dependent DNA ligase LigA: MTAAHTRILELRAELDQHNYRYHVLDEPSIPDAEYDRLFHELKALEAEHPDLVTRDSPTQRVGSAALSAFTQVKHEIPMLSLGNAFDEITMLEFDRRVTEGLDLPVGDLFGAGAAVEYSCEPKLDGLAVSLLYQDGELVRGATRGDGTTGEDISVNVRTVRNIPLKLHGSGWPATLEVRGEVFMSKAGFERLNASQLEVGGKTFANPRNAAAGSLRQLDSKITASRPLEFCCYGVTTDISDTHIGNLQQLKQWGMPISHELKLAKGIQDCLDYYRDIGERRNSLPYEIDGVVFKVNSIASQRELGFRAREPRWAIAHKFPAMEELTELLDVEFQVGRTGAVTPVARLKPVKVAGVTVSNATLHNMDEVARLGVMIGDTVIIRRAGDVIPQVVSVVLERRPEDARAVPIPQSCPVCGSHVERTQLVKRSKGKETVSEGAVYRCVGRLACGAQLKQAIIHFVSRRAMDIDGLGDKTIEQLVDEKLIGSPADLYKLKYEQIIDLEGFADISSKKLITAIENSKTPTLARFIYALGIPDVGEETAKVLARSLASLERVQKALPQVLTYLPDVGLEVAHEIHSFFEDSHNQDVIGALLSQQECGLQLQDQGDLSAEFAASTTLGGLLDKLHVPSVGPGAAQKLADKFGTLEGVIKADWLDMRQALPEKQAKAVREFFDNADNANHALAIEQQLKEFGMHWLSEKKVVEGLPEAGHTWVLTGSLELMSRDVAKEKLESLGAKVAGSVSAKTHCVVAGPGAGSKLAKASELGLKVLDEEAFVAFLAKHNIKV, translated from the coding sequence ATGACCGCCGCCCACACCCGCATCCTCGAACTGCGCGCTGAACTGGATCAGCACAACTACCGCTACCACGTCCTCGACGAGCCGAGTATTCCGGACGCCGAGTACGACCGCTTGTTCCACGAGCTCAAGGCCCTGGAGGCCGAGCACCCGGACCTGGTAACGCGCGATTCACCGACGCAGCGGGTCGGCAGTGCGGCGCTGTCGGCGTTCACCCAGGTCAAGCATGAGATCCCGATGCTCAGCCTGGGCAACGCGTTTGATGAAATCACCATGCTCGAGTTTGATCGCCGGGTCACTGAGGGCCTCGACCTGCCGGTGGGCGACCTGTTCGGCGCTGGCGCGGCGGTGGAATACAGCTGCGAACCGAAGCTGGACGGCCTGGCGGTCAGCCTGCTGTATCAGGACGGTGAGTTGGTACGCGGCGCCACCCGAGGCGACGGTACCACCGGCGAAGACATCAGCGTCAACGTGCGCACCGTGCGCAATATCCCGCTGAAACTGCACGGCAGCGGCTGGCCGGCAACCCTGGAAGTGCGCGGCGAAGTGTTCATGTCCAAGGCCGGTTTCGAGCGACTCAATGCCTCGCAACTGGAAGTCGGCGGCAAGACCTTCGCCAACCCGCGCAACGCCGCCGCCGGCAGCCTGCGCCAGCTGGACTCGAAGATCACCGCCAGCCGCCCGCTGGAGTTCTGCTGCTACGGCGTGACCACCGATATCAGCGACACCCACATCGGCAACCTGCAACAGTTGAAGCAGTGGGGCATGCCCATCAGCCATGAGCTGAAGCTGGCCAAAGGTATTCAGGATTGCCTGGACTACTACCGCGACATCGGCGAGCGGCGTAACAGCCTGCCGTATGAGATCGACGGTGTGGTGTTCAAGGTCAACAGCATCGCCTCCCAGCGTGAACTGGGCTTTCGCGCCCGCGAACCGCGCTGGGCCATCGCGCATAAATTCCCGGCCATGGAAGAGCTGACCGAACTGCTCGACGTGGAATTCCAGGTTGGCCGCACCGGCGCCGTGACGCCTGTGGCGCGCTTGAAGCCGGTCAAGGTTGCGGGCGTCACCGTGTCCAACGCCACTCTGCACAACATGGATGAAGTCGCGCGCCTGGGCGTGATGATCGGCGATACCGTGATCATCCGCCGCGCTGGGGATGTGATCCCGCAGGTGGTGTCGGTGGTGCTTGAGCGCCGCCCGGAAGACGCCCGTGCGGTGCCGATCCCGCAGAGCTGCCCGGTGTGCGGCTCCCACGTGGAGCGCACGCAACTGGTCAAGCGCAGCAAGGGCAAGGAAACCGTCAGCGAAGGCGCGGTGTACCGTTGCGTCGGGCGTCTGGCCTGTGGTGCGCAGCTCAAGCAGGCGATCATCCATTTCGTCTCGCGCCGCGCCATGGACATCGATGGCCTGGGCGACAAGACCATCGAGCAATTGGTGGATGAAAAGCTCATCGGCTCACCGGCCGACCTCTACAAGCTCAAGTACGAGCAGATCATCGACCTGGAAGGCTTTGCCGATATTTCCAGCAAGAAGCTGATCACCGCCATTGAAAACAGCAAGACCCCGACCCTGGCGCGGTTTATCTATGCCCTAGGCATTCCCGACGTGGGCGAGGAGACCGCCAAGGTGCTGGCGCGCTCGCTGGCGTCCTTGGAGCGCGTGCAGAAGGCCTTGCCACAAGTGCTGACGTACCTGCCGGACGTGGGCCTGGAAGTGGCGCATGAGATCCACAGCTTCTTTGAAGACAGTCATAACCAGGACGTGATCGGCGCACTGCTGTCGCAGCAGGAGTGCGGCCTGCAATTGCAGGATCAGGGCGACCTGAGCGCCGAATTCGCCGCCAGTACCACCCTGGGCGGCTTGCTCGACAAGTTGCATGTGCCAAGCGTCGGCCCGGGCGCTGCGCAGAAGTTGGCAGACAAGTTCGGCACCCTCGAAGGCGTGATCAAGGCCGACTGGCTGGACATGCGCCAGGCATTGCCCGAGAAGCAGGCCAAGGCGGTACGCGAGTTCTTCGATAACGCAGACAACGCCAACCATGCCCTGGCCATCGAGCAGCAGCTCAAGGAATTCGGCATGCACTGGCTGAGCGAGAAGAAAGTCGTCGAAGGTTTGCCCGAAGCCGGACACACCTGGGTACTCACCGGCTCCCTGGAGCTGATGAGCCGTGACGTGGCCAAGGAAAAACTCGAAAGCCTCGGGGCCAAGGTGGCGGGTTCCGTCTCGGCGAAGACCCACTGCGTGGTGGCGGGGCCGGGCGCGGGTTCCAAGCTGGCCAAGGCGAGCGAGTTGGGTCTGAAGGTGCTGGATGAAGAAGCTTTCGTCGCCTTCCTGGCCAAGCACAACATCAAGGTCTGA
- the zipA gene encoding cell division protein ZipA yields MEIGLREWLIVIGIIVIAGILFDGWRRMRGGKGKLKFRLDRNLSNLPDDDGSAELLGPPRVLDTHKEPQLDEHDLPSMSAPVREAREPSSKRGKRTAPVVAEPRQADLDLDVNDGPSFSSRDDDFPDENAGKNTPRQSVNDQPAAEEVLVISVICRDAAGFKGPALLQNILESGLRFGEMDIFHRHESMAGNGEVLFSMANAVKPGTFDLDDIDLFSTPAVSFFLGLPGPRHPKQAFDVMVAAARKLSQELNGELKDDQRSVLTAQTIEHYRQRIVEFERRALTQKR; encoded by the coding sequence ATGGAAATCGGTCTGCGCGAGTGGCTGATCGTCATCGGCATTATTGTCATTGCCGGTATTCTTTTTGATGGCTGGCGCCGCATGCGCGGTGGCAAGGGCAAGCTCAAATTCCGTCTGGACCGCAACCTGTCCAACTTGCCCGACGACGACGGCAGCGCCGAGCTGCTGGGGCCGCCCCGTGTGCTGGATACCCATAAAGAACCGCAACTGGACGAGCACGACTTGCCGTCGATGAGCGCGCCGGTGCGTGAAGCCCGCGAGCCGTCATCCAAGCGTGGCAAGCGCACCGCTCCGGTGGTTGCAGAACCGCGCCAGGCCGACCTGGACCTGGACGTCAATGACGGCCCGAGCTTCAGCAGCCGCGACGATGATTTCCCCGACGAAAACGCCGGCAAAAATACCCCGCGCCAATCCGTGAACGACCAGCCGGCCGCCGAAGAAGTGCTGGTGATCAGCGTGATCTGCCGCGACGCTGCTGGCTTCAAGGGCCCGGCCCTGTTGCAGAACATCCTCGAAAGCGGCCTGCGGTTTGGCGAGATGGATATCTTCCACCGCCACGAGAGCATGGCCGGCAACGGCGAAGTGCTGTTCTCCATGGCCAATGCGGTCAAGCCGGGCACCTTCGACCTGGACGATATCGACCTGTTCAGCACCCCGGCCGTGAGCTTCTTCCTCGGCCTGCCAGGCCCGCGTCACCCGAAACAGGCATTCGACGTGATGGTGGCCGCCGCCCGCAAGCTGTCCCAGGAGCTCAATGGCGAGCTCAAGGACGACCAGCGCAGCGTGCTGACTGCGCAAACCATCGAACACTACCGTCAGCGCATCGTCGAGTTCGAGCGTCGCGCCCTGACACAGAAGCGCTGA
- a CDS encoding zinc-binding metallopeptidase family protein, with product MFRYFEQLSSRIAAPFVAGTSRDSKVWQCRCGQSLFFRNSQCLACQALLGYQPQQARLDSLQPGPVEGTWLQDGNLDAGAFRRCANLDTPAACNWLIPAHSTAPLCVACSLNRTIPDLSIPENHERWRKVETAKRRLVAQLISLGLQVVPKSVDEDTGLAFDFVGIDLEGNAPMTGHANGLITLDIKEADDAHREKVRVQMREPYRTLLGHFRHEVGHYYWDRLIANTHWLEPFRNLFGDERASYADALDQHYQHGPRADWQQTCVSAYATMHPWEDWAETWAHYLHMMDAVDTALGFGMSAREMDLDYQPFPLSTLYDPEHPGGVAFLSFVNAWIELAGMLNELSRSMGQPDFYPFVLPPAVIAKLHFIHLVIQEEGGRADDAVLL from the coding sequence ATGTTCCGCTACTTCGAGCAACTCAGTTCGCGCATCGCTGCACCGTTTGTAGCCGGCACCTCTCGCGACAGCAAGGTGTGGCAGTGCCGCTGCGGCCAATCGCTGTTCTTTCGCAACAGCCAGTGCCTGGCCTGCCAGGCGCTGCTGGGCTACCAACCCCAGCAAGCCCGGCTGGACTCCCTGCAGCCCGGCCCGGTCGAAGGCACCTGGCTGCAGGACGGTAACCTCGACGCCGGCGCCTTCCGCCGCTGCGCCAACCTCGACACCCCGGCCGCCTGCAACTGGCTGATCCCGGCCCACAGCACCGCTCCGTTGTGCGTGGCCTGTAGCCTGAACCGCACCATTCCTGACCTGTCGATCCCGGAAAACCACGAGCGCTGGCGCAAAGTCGAAACCGCCAAGCGCCGTTTGGTCGCGCAACTGATCAGCCTGGGTTTGCAAGTGGTGCCCAAAAGCGTCGACGAAGACACCGGCCTGGCCTTCGATTTTGTCGGTATCGACCTGGAGGGCAACGCGCCCATGACCGGCCACGCGAACGGCCTGATCACCCTCGATATCAAGGAAGCCGACGACGCCCACCGGGAAAAGGTCCGCGTCCAGATGCGCGAACCCTATCGCACGCTGCTCGGTCACTTTCGCCATGAGGTCGGCCATTACTACTGGGATCGCCTGATCGCCAATACCCACTGGCTTGAACCGTTTCGCAACCTATTCGGCGACGAACGTGCCAGTTATGCCGACGCCCTCGACCAGCACTACCAGCACGGCCCACGCGCCGACTGGCAGCAAACCTGCGTCAGCGCCTACGCCACCATGCACCCCTGGGAAGACTGGGCTGAAACCTGGGCGCACTACCTGCACATGATGGATGCCGTCGATACCGCCCTCGGCTTTGGCATGAGCGCCCGCGAGATGGACCTGGATTACCAGCCATTTCCCCTCAGCACGCTCTATGATCCCGAACACCCTGGCGGCGTGGCATTCCTGTCATTCGTTAACGCCTGGATCGAACTGGCCGGCATGCTCAACGAACTGTCGCGCAGCATGGGCCAGCCGGATTTCTATCCCTTCGTGCTGCCCCCAGCGGTGATCGCCAAGCTGCACTTCATTCACCTGGTGATCCAGGAAGAAGGCGGCCGAGCAGATGACGCCGTCCTATTGTAG
- a CDS encoding N-acetylmuramidase family protein, producing the protein MKSLQGLPRLISASVGAPGKARNLPADVQCVQYLFNLIIPKMGFPLAENGKCDGQLVQCISQYQFRHLKYAHPDGVIDPTGKTFNSLIEEAVKVPVKAFPSMRIPSFLNVFGNNQGDAVQATVNVYLDRMRAMIEAEKRNRQLMLQATCDGGMTLSETDFQNAATQLGGGISVNIIKAFATVESGGRSGFGPAKLPVIAFEGHLFRKYTKHIYDQAHPLLSYPYKKKAGPQWQTNNKDQTKAWETMATAFALDQEAALMSASWGMFQIMGFNYVSCGYKTVFEFSAALKVNAGNQLKAFLGFCSKSPALMKAMKAKDFTGMARNYNGEDYGNYDVLMQKAYEKLEGKK; encoded by the coding sequence ATGAAAAGCCTGCAAGGGTTGCCCCGTCTTATCAGTGCTTCGGTAGGCGCGCCCGGCAAAGCCCGCAACTTGCCCGCCGATGTGCAGTGCGTCCAGTATTTATTCAATCTGATCATTCCAAAAATGGGCTTCCCGCTGGCCGAAAACGGCAAGTGCGATGGCCAATTGGTGCAATGCATCAGCCAGTATCAATTCCGTCATCTCAAATATGCCCACCCTGATGGCGTGATCGACCCGACCGGTAAAACCTTCAACAGCCTGATCGAAGAAGCGGTGAAGGTGCCGGTAAAGGCGTTCCCGAGCATGCGTATCCCGAGCTTTCTGAATGTGTTCGGCAACAATCAGGGCGACGCGGTGCAGGCCACGGTCAATGTGTACCTGGACCGCATGCGCGCGATGATCGAGGCCGAGAAGCGCAACCGCCAATTGATGCTGCAGGCCACATGCGACGGGGGCATGACCCTCAGCGAGACCGATTTCCAGAACGCCGCCACGCAGTTGGGTGGCGGTATTTCGGTGAATATCATCAAGGCCTTCGCCACCGTGGAATCCGGCGGTCGTTCCGGTTTCGGCCCGGCCAAATTGCCGGTGATCGCCTTCGAAGGGCACCTGTTTCGCAAGTACACCAAGCACATCTACGACCAGGCGCATCCGCTGTTGTCCTACCCCTACAAGAAAAAGGCCGGGCCACAGTGGCAGACCAATAACAAGGACCAGACCAAGGCCTGGGAAACCATGGCCACCGCGTTTGCGCTGGATCAGGAAGCCGCGTTGATGTCAGCGTCCTGGGGCATGTTTCAGATCATGGGCTTCAACTACGTGTCCTGCGGTTACAAGACGGTGTTTGAATTCTCTGCGGCATTAAAAGTGAATGCCGGTAACCAACTAAAGGCCTTCCTCGGTTTTTGCAGCAAGAGCCCGGCGTTGATGAAGGCCATGAAAGCCAAGGATTTTAC